In Campylobacter mucosalis, a single window of DNA contains:
- a CDS encoding protein-L-isoaspartate(D-aspartate) O-methyltransferase, whose protein sequence is MTSLEQVKCKALADDIADNVELTPAVFDAFANTQREIFAPVARYAYSLDAHPIEGDQWISSPLTVAKMTLALECENVDNVLEIGCGSGYQAAILSKLAHRIFSVERIQKLANEAKKRFEKIGIKNIHVRFDDGNIGWIKYAPYERIMLSCACKVVPDRLFDQLKEGGILVAPVEKDGKQYICKYTKIDNSITEYVLDQCYFVPLLDGTQS, encoded by the coding sequence TTGACGAGTTTAGAACAGGTAAAATGTAAGGCACTGGCTGATGATATTGCAGATAATGTGGAGCTAACTCCAGCCGTGTTTGACGCATTTGCAAATACTCAGCGTGAAATTTTTGCCCCTGTTGCTCGTTACGCTTATAGTTTAGACGCACATCCAATAGAGGGCGACCAGTGGATTAGCTCACCCCTGACGGTTGCAAAGATGACATTAGCACTAGAGTGTGAAAATGTCGATAACGTCCTAGAAATCGGCTGTGGCAGTGGCTATCAAGCGGCGATTTTATCAAAACTGGCTCACAGAATTTTTAGCGTGGAGCGGATACAAAAACTAGCAAATGAAGCTAAAAAACGCTTTGAAAAAATTGGTATAAAAAATATTCACGTTCGCTTTGATGACGGAAATATCGGCTGGATTAAGTATGCACCTTATGAGCGTATAATGCTTAGCTGTGCTTGTAAAGTCGTGCCAGATAGGCTTTTTGATCAGCTAAAAGAGGGCGGAATTCTCGTAGCTCCCGTAGAAAAAGACGGCAAACAATACATCTGCAAATACACAAAAATAGACAACAGCATAACAGAATACGTGCTAGATCAGTGCTATTTTGTCCCACTTCTTGACGGCACTCAATCTTAA
- a CDS encoding disulfide bond formation protein B: MQESEKSFFNLMSLAVIALILLPVGIACVVLGFGMDDSPCVMCWAERITMIAIALIALLMVRYGIKRSYLAALILMACWGLFNGFIHYSIDGTFGGYLDIKQGFGLEILGAHTQFWVMVVDFFVLVFLAIILLFSKNLGAIMQKSEEGKYGKFLAYLPLGKFANLVFLVIVGANCIQAFITSGPPPYFGSSTPPRMSMDTSKWFWEMDHWQSGLDFRFDWNPKLPDLAK; the protein is encoded by the coding sequence ATGCAAGAGAGTGAAAAAAGCTTTTTTAATCTTATGTCGCTAGCGGTCATAGCACTTATACTTTTGCCAGTTGGTATAGCTTGTGTTGTGCTTGGTTTTGGTATGGATGATAGTCCTTGTGTTATGTGTTGGGCTGAGCGTATTACGATGATAGCCATTGCGTTAATCGCACTTTTAATGGTTAGATATGGCATTAAGCGAAGCTATCTAGCGGCTCTTATACTTATGGCGTGTTGGGGGCTTTTTAACGGATTTATACATTATAGTATAGACGGGACATTTGGTGGATATCTTGATATAAAGCAGGGTTTTGGTTTGGAAATTTTAGGTGCACATACTCAGTTTTGGGTAATGGTTGTTGATTTTTTTGTGCTTGTGTTTTTAGCAATCATTTTGCTATTTAGTAAAAATTTGGGTGCCATAATGCAAAAATCTGAAGAGGGCAAATACGGCAAATTTTTAGCCTATCTGCCACTTGGCAAATTTGCAAATTTGGTATTTTTAGTCATAGTTGGTGCTAACTGCATTCAAGCATTTATCACATCAGGACCACCACCTTATTTTGGCTCATCTACGCCACCACGTATGAGTATGGATACTAGCAAGTGGTTTTGGGAGATGGATCACTGGCAGAGTGGATTAGATTTTAGATTTGACTGGAACCCAAAGCTTCCAGACCTAGCAAAGTAA
- a CDS encoding molybdopterin-containing oxidoreductase family protein: MQRRSFLKGVGAGLAVAGTAPTLFGMQQYEVDFNPKSYKGDENVEYHHLTCPRNCRDACALIAEVKDGKMVGIKGDPAHPLTQGTACVKGHTYAMHLYNPDRIMYPMKRVGKKTEGKWERISWDQALKEIAAKLTDIKEKFGGEALTEFVYSGNEGHISKTISSGNFFEKYGATRLVRNPCDWPRYAGTPSVIGTDYSKDALEVDESDMYISWGSNESYTAVHWVRFAHRVKKRGGKIIVINTIRVPLANQADMFIQLKPSSDPAFCLAVCKVLIEEDLYDHEFVEKYTMGFEDLVKECSLYTYGELADMCGASVDQIKVFAREYAHAKAPAIMHGDGGQRHFNGARLVRAVTFLPVLTGALTKLGGGLFWAYVHVKGCFNFDNCMPDLSPKDKNGNKIQRQEISYVEFGKGIQKEGATYLDKPVPVPIKACIHYNSNMMVVAPNTNLIKKRIMDDDFFLVVIDPYDIDTCDYADYVLPGVTFMESEDIQNDQISGYVCYNAQSVKPLGEAKTNLEFFNALAKAMGYTEECFNWDSETVCRRFLDTEFAKKQNITYEKLKKIGWIKPHRTPESMKDQFPYYPYAPKDKLVFGTQSGKCELYSKTFKDAGYHPVIDLGDDWDYYNQKFGKDYIKKYPLYFMTPGTQLQDNSNWGNMPYIVKRVIVKGNAELFMTKEDMDARGIKHGDTVEATNEKGTAVFTAIETNQMQPGICYAWNNIWVKVTKSRTGANMLCSDGVSDLGNGSTYTATFVEVKKAAKQEVGA, from the coding sequence ATGCAAAGACGTTCGTTTTTAAAAGGTGTTGGTGCAGGTCTTGCAGTTGCAGGGACTGCTCCAACGCTGTTTGGAATGCAGCAGTATGAAGTGGATTTTAATCCAAAATCATACAAGGGCGATGAAAACGTAGAGTATCATCACCTAACCTGTCCTAGAAACTGCCGTGACGCTTGTGCGTTAATCGCTGAGGTAAAAGACGGCAAAATGGTTGGCATAAAGGGCGATCCAGCTCATCCGCTTACTCAAGGAACCGCCTGTGTTAAAGGTCATACTTACGCTATGCACCTTTATAACCCAGATCGCATTATGTATCCGATGAAAAGGGTTGGTAAAAAGACTGAGGGCAAATGGGAGCGTATAAGCTGGGATCAGGCTTTAAAAGAGATAGCCGCAAAGCTTACTGATATAAAGGAAAAATTTGGCGGCGAGGCATTAACTGAGTTTGTTTATTCAGGCAACGAAGGTCATATCTCAAAGACTATTTCAAGTGGAAATTTCTTTGAAAAATACGGTGCAACCAGACTTGTTAGAAACCCTTGCGACTGGCCACGATATGCTGGAACACCTAGTGTTATAGGGACTGATTACTCAAAAGACGCACTTGAAGTAGATGAGTCAGATATGTATATAAGCTGGGGTTCAAATGAATCATACACCGCTGTTCACTGGGTTAGATTTGCTCACAGGGTTAAAAAAAGAGGTGGCAAGATAATCGTAATAAACACCATACGTGTGCCTTTGGCAAATCAAGCTGATATGTTTATACAGCTAAAACCATCAAGCGATCCAGCATTTTGTTTGGCGGTTTGTAAGGTTTTAATAGAAGAGGATCTTTACGATCACGAATTTGTAGAAAAATACACTATGGGTTTTGAGGATTTGGTTAAAGAGTGCTCACTATATACTTATGGTGAACTTGCTGATATGTGTGGTGCTAGTGTTGATCAAATCAAAGTTTTCGCACGTGAATACGCTCACGCAAAAGCTCCTGCCATTATGCACGGAGATGGCGGACAAAGGCACTTTAACGGTGCAAGGCTAGTGCGTGCTGTTACGTTTTTGCCTGTATTAACTGGCGCTTTAACTAAACTTGGTGGGGGACTATTTTGGGCTTATGTTCACGTAAAAGGGTGTTTTAACTTTGATAATTGTATGCCTGACTTATCGCCAAAAGATAAAAATGGCAACAAAATTCAAAGACAAGAGATTAGCTATGTTGAGTTTGGAAAAGGGATACAAAAAGAGGGTGCGACATATCTTGATAAACCAGTTCCAGTGCCTATAAAAGCCTGTATCCACTATAACTCAAATATGATGGTTGTCGCACCAAATACAAATTTAATCAAAAAACGCATTATGGACGATGACTTTTTCTTAGTGGTTATAGACCCTTATGATATAGACACTTGCGATTACGCTGATTATGTGTTGCCTGGCGTTACATTTATGGAGAGTGAAGATATACAAAATGACCAAATTTCAGGCTATGTTTGTTACAACGCACAAAGCGTAAAACCTCTTGGAGAGGCTAAGACAAATTTAGAGTTCTTTAACGCTCTTGCAAAGGCTATGGGCTATACAGAGGAGTGCTTTAATTGGGATAGCGAAACTGTTTGCAGACGCTTTTTGGATACTGAATTTGCTAAAAAGCAAAATATCACCTATGAAAAGCTTAAAAAGATTGGTTGGATAAAACCTCACAGAACGCCTGAAAGCATGAAAGATCAGTTCCCATACTACCCTTATGCACCAAAAGATAAGCTGGTATTTGGCACACAGAGCGGTAAATGTGAGCTTTATTCTAAAACGTTTAAAGACGCTGGATATCATCCTGTTATAGATCTTGGCGATGATTGGGATTACTATAACCAAAAATTTGGTAAAGATTACATCAAAAAATATCCGCTTTATTTTATGACTCCAGGAACACAGCTTCAAGATAACTCAAACTGGGGAAATATGCCATATATAGTAAAACGTGTTATCGTAAAAGGAAACGCTGAGTTATTTATGACAAAAGAGGATATGGACGCTAGGGGCATTAAACACGGCGATACAGTTGAAGCGACAAATGAGAAAGGCACAGCGGTATTTACAGCGATAGAAACAAACCAAATGCAACCTGGAATTTGCTATGCTTGGAATAACATTTGGGTTAAAGTAACAAAGTCAAGAACAGGTGCAAATATGCTTTGTTCTGACGGCGTAAGCGATCTTGGCAACGGCTCTACTTATACTGCTACATTTGTAGAAGTTAAAAAAGCTGCCAAACAAGAAGTAGGAGCGTAA
- a CDS encoding 4Fe-4S dicluster domain-containing protein, which yields MQKRKLGFLFDYNFCIGCLACEVSCQVYHNQHPDINWRKVDNLLINEDGISKDIFISHSCHHCDNPACMDVCPVGAYIKLDNGVVQPLHDKCIGCGYCMLGCPYGAITKGFDGKAQKCNLCAEKLERGEQPACVEGCPCGVLKLVDTDVSDSAGMNKEMPGFKHFFTKPNIRFYPRMKRNEFIH from the coding sequence ATGCAAAAGAGAAAACTTGGATTTTTATTTGATTACAATTTTTGTATAGGTTGTTTAGCTTGTGAAGTGTCTTGTCAGGTTTATCACAACCAACACCCAGATATAAACTGGCGTAAAGTGGATAATCTTTTGATTAATGAAGATGGAATTTCAAAAGATATTTTCATCTCTCACTCTTGCCACCACTGCGACAATCCAGCTTGTATGGATGTCTGTCCAGTTGGAGCTTATATCAAGCTAGATAATGGCGTAGTTCAGCCACTTCACGATAAGTGTATTGGTTGCGGATATTGTATGCTAGGTTGTCCTTATGGTGCGATTACTAAAGGCTTTGACGGCAAGGCTCAAAAATGTAATCTTTGTGCAGAAAAGTTAGAGCGAGGCGAACAACCAGCTTGTGTTGAAGGCTGTCCGTGTGGGGTTTTAAAGCTAGTTGATACCGATGTTAGCGATAGCGCAGGTATGAATAAAGAGATGCCAGGCTTTAAACACTTCTTTACCAAGCCAAATATTCGTTTCTATCCTAGAATGAAGCGAAACGAATTTATCCATTAA
- a CDS encoding TorD/DmsD family molecular chaperone, with product MEILAQNTIKNSLFVEDFLRRIFLQELKKQEFSEILTLCEEFEPKFKEHAFIKELCKISTDDILLDDLRYEFNRLFVGPRRPKALPYESTYFDYKNMFGTQTFEVREFYKRAGLRVDDEQFDKFPDDYIGFELQYLYFMSYNMLSCADDKAKFEELAEQKAEFVSLHTMWFRDFAKASSEATKLVVWKYFGEFLNLYLENEIVNLAPFSKK from the coding sequence ATGGAAATTTTAGCTCAAAACACTATAAAAAATAGTCTTTTTGTAGAGGATTTTTTAAGGCGTATATTTTTACAAGAGCTTAAAAAGCAAGAATTTAGCGAAATTCTAACGCTATGTGAGGAATTTGAGCCTAAATTTAAAGAACACGCTTTTATAAAAGAGCTTTGTAAAATCTCTACCGATGATATATTGCTTGATGATTTAAGATATGAGTTTAACAGGCTTTTTGTCGGTCCTCGTCGCCCAAAAGCACTACCTTATGAATCCACATATTTTGACTATAAAAATATGTTTGGCACACAGACTTTTGAGGTTAGAGAGTTTTATAAGAGAGCAGGGCTTAGGGTAGATGATGAGCAGTTTGATAAATTTCCAGATGACTATATAGGATTTGAGCTTCAATATCTTTATTTTATGAGTTACAATATGCTTTCTTGTGCGGATGATAAGGCAAAATTTGAAGAACTAGCAGAGCAAAAAGCGGAGTTTGTTAGTTTGCATACTATGTGGTTTAGAGATTTTGCTAAGGCTTCATCAGAAGCTACAAAGCTTGTTGTATGGAAGTATTTTGGGGAGTTTTTAAATTTATATCTTGAAAATGAGATTGTAAATTTAGCCCCATTTAGTAAAAAGTAA
- the nrfD gene encoding NrfD/PsrC family molybdoenzyme membrane anchor subunit, with protein MLQNTWGWLIVVYLFLGGLGAGAFVASALAYKGVFGKINERFYKFGFLLAPVAVVIGTALLLLDLAPSAAINPLKIINLYTEPTSMMSIGTYLLTFFIIISALVYFKALKEGKICDHMLMLGIVLAFGVMGYTGLLLYVVKAIPLWASIWVPVIFVISALSTGISANAIVTLNAGHSLTHSVHKFHTILVAFEIFAIIMLFGMVSSEAAGFASIKHITAGSLAFVFWIGFVGLGLLVPLLSGANLFLNRACATSDGSVCQVEAKGSVASEICVLVGGFCLRAFMIFGAFYIF; from the coding sequence ATGTTACAAAATACTTGGGGATGGCTGATTGTCGTCTATCTATTTTTGGGTGGTCTTGGCGCTGGGGCGTTTGTGGCTTCGGCACTTGCGTATAAGGGAGTTTTTGGCAAGATAAATGAGAGATTTTATAAATTTGGATTTTTGTTAGCACCAGTTGCTGTTGTGATAGGAACGGCACTTTTGTTGCTTGATTTAGCACCAAGTGCAGCTATAAATCCGCTTAAAATCATAAATTTATACACCGAACCTACATCTATGATGAGCATAGGAACGTATCTGCTTACATTTTTTATAATCATAAGCGCTCTTGTGTATTTTAAAGCGTTAAAAGAGGGCAAAATTTGCGATCATATGCTTATGCTTGGTATCGTTTTAGCCTTTGGTGTTATGGGCTATACTGGACTGCTTTTATATGTGGTTAAGGCAATTCCGCTTTGGGCTAGTATTTGGGTGCCAGTAATTTTTGTCATATCAGCACTCTCAACTGGCATAAGTGCAAATGCTATCGTTACTTTAAACGCCGGACATTCGCTCACTCATAGTGTGCATAAATTTCACACTATCTTAGTGGCTTTTGAAATTTTTGCGATTATTATGTTATTTGGTATGGTTAGTAGCGAGGCTGCCGGTTTTGCTAGTATTAAGCACATAACTGCTGGAAGTTTGGCTTTTGTATTTTGGATAGGATTTGTAGGACTTGGTTTGCTTGTGCCACTACTTAGCGGTGCAAATTTATTTTTAAATAGAGCTTGTGCTACTAGTGATGGCAGTGTATGTCAAGTGGAGGCAAAAGGCAGTGTTGCTAGTGAAATTTGCGTGTTAGTTGGCGGTTTTTGTTTAAGAGCATTTATGATTTTTGGTGCTTTTTATATTTTTTAA
- a CDS encoding effector protein yields MKFSLFRERNFANYNFFEADEKSYKDFIKFAFDEFRLKNTDTPWYLALDDKVFNSYPNFTQKHQICISHVDFKDAIFQFRISSENSVNSLGYRLFINLDGVHKDFVSSDITQTDKVVIKIKDEILKEFDCLSKCGWWITDVWRDMFEIKQDSDSFDFINEILSHDYTAEILKINQTLFNAQINGELDDFVSKLAVLD; encoded by the coding sequence TTGAAGTTTAGTCTATTTAGGGAGCGTAATTTTGCAAATTATAACTTTTTTGAAGCAGATGAAAAGAGCTATAAGGATTTTATAAAATTTGCATTTGATGAGTTTAGGCTTAAAAATACCGACACTCCTTGGTATTTAGCACTAGATGACAAGGTTTTTAACTCATATCCAAATTTTACACAAAAGCACCAAATTTGCATATCTCACGTAGATTTTAAAGATGCGATTTTTCAGTTTAGGATTAGCTCTGAAAATAGTGTAAATTCACTTGGCTATAGGCTTTTTATAAACCTTGATGGCGTTCATAAAGATTTTGTTAGTAGCGATATCACACAAACCGATAAGGTTGTCATTAAGATAAAAGATGAAATTTTAAAAGAGTTTGATTGTCTTTCAAAATGCGGTTGGTGGATAACTGACGTTTGGCGTGATATGTTTGAAATAAAGCAAGACAGCGATAGTTTTGATTTTATAAACGAGATTTTAAGTCACGATTATACGGCTGAAATTTTAAAAATCAACCAAACTCTTTTTAACGCACAAATTAATGGCGAGTTAGATGATTTTGTAAGCAAATTGGCTGTTTTAGATTAG
- a CDS encoding molybdopterin-dependent oxidoreductase encodes MKRRNFLKASVMAATTLSASRIEGVSQTIFDNKRVFGANRFGLFWANLNSGQVVSVDSFEGDKFPNTMNYSLPDVVQNENRVLYPMVRKSYLKAKGPAKSELRGKDEFVRVSWDVALDLAAKALKENFDKYGSEAVYGECYWWGGSGKVSWGRTVAHRMLKVLGGYVEESGDYSTGAGLVIMPHVVGSSSVYDTPTKWRAIAKNAKNVVFWGTDPLVTGQISWVPPTHDGYLGLQELKKSDAKIYSVNVMVNETAKYFGSQNLIVRPNTDTAMAIAMCHYLYTNNLYDALFIKKYTVGFNKFKDYFMGKNDGVEKNLEWASKICGLDAKSMADLATKLAKEPSTIIIGRALQRADHGELAFWSLVTLSAMLGHIGKEGLGFEYNLYYSNGATDKIAPALKGISTRISEKYDSVDNAPWRTTKNITIPSSRSIQALLNPGKEIDYDGTKIKLPHMRVAYMASGSMFTRHQNVNNAVKAWRKFDTVITAEPYWTSTAKLSDIVLPVAIEIERDDINQTAPTGEYIVANRPIIEPMGESRSDYWICHEICKRWGRGDVFSEGKTEKEWAKEFYEDAQAQAKNMGLSMPSFDEFWQVGYVQFKEDKKESEYYTRFADFRADPAKNRLGTPSGKIEIYSPVIAKFGYDDCPAHPAWIEPFEWLGSSMAKKYPIHVVSPHSRYRLHSQLNNSIIRNFAEVSGREPMLINPKTAEIRGIKTGDIVRVFNDRGEILAGALLTDLVQENVAIICEGAWYDPEIWGEKSLCQHGCVNVLTNDKGTSKLAQSNTAHTTLAQVEKFKGKILPIKAFSKPNIVQSL; translated from the coding sequence ATGAAAAGACGAAATTTCTTAAAGGCTTCGGTAATGGCGGCGACTACGCTTAGTGCAAGTAGAATTGAAGGCGTAAGTCAGACTATTTTTGATAACAAAAGAGTCTTTGGCGCAAATAGATTTGGGCTATTTTGGGCTAATCTAAACTCAGGTCAGGTCGTTTCTGTTGATAGTTTTGAGGGCGATAAATTCCCAAACACTATGAACTACTCTTTGCCTGACGTGGTTCAAAACGAAAACAGAGTGCTTTACCCTATGGTAAGAAAGAGCTATTTAAAGGCAAAAGGTCCAGCTAAGAGCGAACTTCGCGGCAAAGATGAATTTGTGCGTGTTAGCTGGGACGTGGCACTTGATTTAGCGGCAAAGGCGTTAAAAGAGAATTTTGACAAATACGGCAGCGAAGCGGTTTATGGCGAGTGCTACTGGTGGGGCGGTAGCGGTAAGGTAAGCTGGGGCAGAACGGTCGCTCATAGAATGCTAAAAGTGCTTGGTGGATACGTTGAAGAGAGTGGTGATTACTCAACTGGTGCTGGACTTGTCATAATGCCACACGTTGTAGGCAGTAGCTCGGTTTATGATACGCCTACAAAGTGGCGTGCTATTGCAAAGAATGCAAAAAATGTCGTATTTTGGGGCACAGATCCGCTTGTAACTGGACAAATCTCTTGGGTGCCACCTACACACGACGGATATTTGGGCTTACAGGAGCTTAAAAAATCAGACGCAAAAATTTACAGCGTAAATGTAATGGTAAATGAAACGGCAAAATACTTTGGCTCACAAAATTTAATCGTGCGTCCAAATACCGATACCGCAATGGCTATCGCAATGTGCCACTACCTTTATACAAACAACCTTTATGACGCCCTGTTTATCAAAAAATACACCGTTGGCTTTAATAAATTTAAAGATTATTTTATGGGTAAAAATGACGGCGTTGAGAAAAATTTAGAGTGGGCGTCTAAAATTTGCGGACTTGACGCTAAGTCTATGGCGGATTTAGCCACAAAACTAGCCAAAGAGCCAAGCACGATAATAATTGGCCGCGCACTTCAAAGGGCTGATCACGGCGAACTTGCGTTCTGGTCGCTTGTAACGCTAAGTGCGATGCTCGGACACATCGGCAAAGAGGGACTTGGCTTTGAATACAACCTTTATTACTCAAACGGCGCAACCGATAAAATCGCCCCAGCCCTAAAAGGCATAAGCACAAGGATAAGCGAGAAATACGACAGCGTTGATAACGCTCCGTGGCGAACGACAAAAAATATCACAATCCCGTCATCACGCTCAATACAGGCACTTTTAAATCCGGGCAAAGAGATAGATTATGACGGCACAAAAATAAAACTGCCACATATGAGAGTTGCGTATATGGCTAGTGGCTCGATGTTTACGCGTCATCAAAATGTAAATAACGCTGTTAAAGCGTGGCGTAAATTTGACACCGTTATCACAGCTGAGCCATACTGGACTAGCACGGCAAAATTAAGTGATATCGTATTGCCTGTTGCCATTGAGATTGAGCGTGATGACATAAACCAGACCGCTCCAACAGGCGAATATATCGTAGCAAACCGCCCAATTATAGAGCCAATGGGCGAGAGCAGAAGTGATTACTGGATCTGCCACGAAATTTGCAAACGCTGGGGCAGAGGCGATGTGTTTAGTGAGGGCAAAACCGAAAAAGAGTGGGCAAAAGAATTTTACGAAGACGCACAGGCACAGGCTAAAAATATGGGGCTAAGTATGCCAAGTTTTGATGAGTTTTGGCAGGTTGGCTATGTGCAGTTTAAAGAGGATAAAAAAGAGAGCGAGTATTACACAAGATTTGCCGATTTTAGGGCTGATCCGGCTAAAAATAGGCTAGGCACGCCGTCAGGTAAGATTGAAATTTACTCGCCAGTGATTGCAAAATTTGGCTATGATGACTGCCCAGCACACCCAGCGTGGATTGAGCCGTTTGAGTGGCTAGGTAGCAGTATGGCTAAAAAGTATCCGATACACGTTGTTAGCCCACACTCACGCTACCGACTTCACTCTCAGCTAAATAACTCAATTATTAGAAATTTCGCCGAAGTTAGCGGTCGTGAGCCAATGCTAATAAATCCAAAAACGGCTGAAATTAGGGGCATAAAAACTGGCGATATCGTGCGAGTATTTAACGATAGGGGCGAAATTTTAGCAGGTGCTTTGCTAACAGATTTAGTGCAAGAAAACGTGGCGATAATCTGCGAAGGTGCGTGGTATGACCCTGAAATTTGGGGCGAGAAAAGCCTTTGCCAACACGGCTGCGTCAATGTGCTAACAAACGACAAAGGCACATCAAAACTAGCCCAAAGCAACACCGCTCACACGACTTTGGCACAGGTTGAGAAATTTAAGGGCAAAATCTTGCCTATCAAGGCATTTTCAAAACCAAATATCGTGCAATCTTTATAA
- a CDS encoding TonB-dependent receptor domain-containing protein, translated as MRFISVICAFAITANAVTNLEFDKIVVTQSSQKELINDPSKVEIVGKNTLLEYGDVAKSFLNVTGFSMMRKGGGGSEIFYRSQGGGRLPIMLDGSQIFGGCVGRMDTAITYISPENYRSVRIIKGPQDVRYSSLIAGGVLFERGILRLEKPTFSGNLNALYGSYAHVDTSLNLTAGNELGSLQVFAGSYKSDDYKDALKNTIHSAYERKNASVIATLTPLEGTAVEFSGDFGKGEASYADRGMDGSKFDRRSFGFKLEQSLNAHNQLNFSLFNHKIDHVMDNFSRRPVIANNYRLSNPKREIKGFRVENELTLDSFKGYFGFNQYTDLHKIRKIDGKSESEVKNKAKNAEFKNNLKFKNKAVFVQGEYYLDESGIFGGFRKESVKAYDFFDKVWEEYPLFNKPSHKYTLNSAFLRYEHYLQNATLYAGFGHAQRAPDFWEINKVYGFANNSTYNKENLLRKEQNNQLDIGGVFKLENGEISTNLFYAKFQDYILMTNNQAFNTDAKIYGFEIDASVKFFDILRLGSGLSYTKGINLKDIENKKAMSNKYLNRGDPLPQIAPLQAKFKLGLEKNDWFIKNVVTAHGRQKRVAQGFGNVAGTDLGESKGFATLSLYGGYKYKNFQFLFGAENLTNKQYSYHIAKRGVEISQLGISNSERVYESGRNYWAKFKVHF; from the coding sequence ATTTGGAATTTGATAAAATAGTTGTTACACAAAGTAGCCAAAAAGAGCTAATTAATGATCCAAGCAAGGTCGAGATAGTCGGCAAAAATACACTCTTAGAATACGGCGACGTCGCAAAGTCATTTTTAAATGTGACTGGATTTTCTATGATGAGGAAGGGTGGCGGTGGAAGCGAAATTTTCTACCGCTCACAAGGTGGCGGACGGCTACCCATTATGCTTGACGGATCGCAAATTTTTGGCGGATGTGTCGGTAGAATGGACACAGCTATCACATACATTTCGCCTGAAAACTACCGCTCAGTTCGTATCATAAAGGGCCCACAAGATGTCAGATACTCATCGCTAATCGCTGGTGGTGTGCTGTTTGAGCGTGGAATTTTAAGACTTGAAAAGCCTACATTTAGTGGCAACTTAAACGCACTTTACGGCTCTTACGCTCACGTCGATACGAGTTTAAATTTAACAGCAGGAAATGAGCTTGGGAGTTTGCAAGTCTTTGCAGGAAGCTACAAAAGTGATGACTACAAGGATGCCCTAAAAAACACTATCCACTCAGCCTACGAGCGAAAAAACGCAAGTGTGATAGCCACCCTTACACCACTTGAAGGCACGGCAGTCGAGTTTAGCGGTGACTTTGGCAAGGGCGAGGCCTCTTACGCCGATAGAGGAATGGACGGCTCAAAATTTGATCGACGCTCATTTGGCTTTAAACTAGAGCAGTCACTAAACGCCCACAATCAGCTAAATTTCTCGCTATTTAACCACAAAATAGATCACGTAATGGATAATTTCTCTCGTCGTCCAGTCATAGCAAATAATTATCGCTTAAGTAATCCAAAACGCGAGATTAAGGGTTTTAGAGTCGAAAACGAGCTAACGCTTGATAGCTTTAAGGGATATTTTGGCTTTAACCAATACACCGACTTACACAAAATTCGCAAAATAGATGGCAAAAGCGAGAGTGAGGTAAAAAACAAAGCCAAAAATGCAGAGTTTAAGAATAACCTAAAATTTAAAAATAAAGCCGTTTTTGTGCAAGGCGAGTATTATTTAGACGAGAGTGGAATTTTTGGCGGTTTTAGAAAAGAGAGCGTTAAGGCTTACGATTTTTTTGACAAAGTTTGGGAGGAGTATCCGCTTTTTAACAAACCAAGCCACAAATACACTCTAAACTCGGCATTTTTACGCTACGAGCATTACTTACAAAATGCGACACTTTATGCTGGTTTTGGACACGCCCAAAGAGCTCCTGATTTTTGGGAGATAAACAAAGTTTATGGTTTTGCAAACAATAGCACCTACAACAAAGAAAACCTTTTAAGAAAAGAGCAAAATAACCAGCTTGATATTGGCGGGGTTTTTAAGCTAGAAAATGGCGAGATTAGCACGAATTTATTTTATGCAAAATTTCAAGATTATATCCTAATGACAAACAACCAGGCATTTAACACGGACGCTAAAATTTACGGCTTTGAGATTGATGCGAGTGTGAAATTTTTTGATATCTTAAGGCTTGGTAGTGGACTTTCATATACAAAAGGTATAAATTTAAAAGACATAGAAAATAAAAAAGCAATGTCAAATAAATACCTAAATCGTGGCGATCCGCTTCCGCAAATCGCACCCTTACAGGCAAAATTTAAGCTTGGGCTTGAAAAAAATGACTGGTTTATAAAAAATGTAGTCACAGCTCACGGCAGACAAAAGCGAGTAGCACAGGGCTTTGGCAACGTTGCAGGGACTGATTTGGGCGAGAGTAAGGGGTTTGCAACACTTTCGCTTTATGGTGGATATAAGTATAAAAATTTTCAGTTTTTATTTGGTGCTGAAAACCTTACAAACAAGCAATACAGCTACCATATCGCAAAGCGTGGTGTAGAAATTTCACAGCTTGGCATATCTAATAGTGAGCGAGTTTATGAGAGTGGTCGAAACTATTGGGCGAAATTTAAAGTGCATTTTTAA